The following proteins are co-located in the Vigna unguiculata cultivar IT97K-499-35 chromosome 9, ASM411807v1, whole genome shotgun sequence genome:
- the LOC114162621 gene encoding transcription factor bHLH93-like, which produces MEHYDHDFLEELMTLRRETWDTTNPSTEETQFFCNGWSSFDCFDQNSLPYLPNSSSAQEVPQSYNDYHPFNEIYGSLLDESSPQIIDSYYSTTLDTPLNTLGQEDYPLSIMEEEDPGMLGEELKNLELQTTCKAEPTQSSEMPVFNIGTGLERKNRSKKLQGQPSKNLMAERRRRKRLNDRLSMLRAIVPKISKMDRTSILGDTIDYMKELLEKINNLQQEVEVDSKMVGIFKDVKPNEILVRNSPKFEVERTSDTRVEICCAGKPGLLQSTVNTLEALGLEIQQCVISCFNDFTMQASCSEESEQSAMLSSEDIKQALYRSAGYGGRCL; this is translated from the exons ATGGAGCACTATGACCATGATTTCTTGGAGGAACTGATGACTCTAAGAAGAGAAACATGGGACACCACCAATCCAAGTACAGAAGAAACCCAGTTCTTCTGTAATGGCTGGAGTAGTTTTGATTGTTTTGATCAAAACTCTCTACCTTACCTCCCCAACTCTTCTTCTGCTCAAGAAGTTCCTCAAAGCTACAACGACTACCACCCCTTCAATGAAATCTATGGCTCTTTACTCGATGAATCCTCACCGCAGATTATCGATTCTTACTACAGTACTACCCTTGATACTCCACTCAACACCCTTGGTCAAGAGGATTATCCATTGTCCATTATGGAAGAAGAAGACCCCGGTATGCTCGGGGAAGAGCTTAAGAATTTGGAGCTGCAAACTACATGCAAAGCTGAGCCAACCCAGTCCTCTGAAATGCCAGTTTTCAACATCGGAACGGGTCTGGAAAGAAAGAATCGGTCAAAGAAGCTTCAGGGGCAACCCTCCAAGAATCTAATGGCggagaggagaagaagaaagagactAAATGACAGGCTCTCAATGCTGAGAGCTATTGTTCCCAAGATAAGTAAG ATGGATAGAACATCTATACTTGGGGACACCATTGATTACATGAAAGAACTTCTGGAGAAGATCAACAATCTTCAACAAGAAGTAGAAGTGGATTCTAAAATGGTAGGCATTTTCAAAGATGTGAAGCCAAATGAAATCCTAGTGAGAAATTCACCCAAG TTTGAAGTGGAGAGGACTTCAGACACACGGGTGGAAATTTGCTGTGCAGGAAAACCAGGATTGTTACAATCAACAGTAAACACCCTGGAAGCCTTAGGCCTTGAGATTCAACAATGTGTTATTAGCTGTTTCAATGATTTCACAATGCAGGCTTCATGCTCAGAG GAATCGGAGCAAAGTGCAATGCTGAGTTCTGAAGATATAAAGCAAGCGTTGTATAGAAGTGCAGGATATGGAGGAAGGTGTTTGTGA
- the LOC114162590 gene encoding uncharacterized protein At5g65660-like — MEIDDTSGGVSIAFPLGLALLIAVLFFFCSFFCCCLHWEKLRPLFPFSSGNISTHPHHTHPLTDITPPHKPGFPVLMMKQNCGESLPVLMPGDEVPKFIALACPCQPPTNERITIHVHKTAPNDFC, encoded by the exons ATGGAGATTGACGACACATCAGGTGGAGTATCCATTGCCTTTCCTCTGGGCTTAGCTCTTCTCATTGCCGTCTTGTTCTTCTTCTGCAGCTTCTTCTGCTGCTGCTTGCACTGGGAAAAGCTTAGACctttgtttccattttcttctGGGAATATCAGCACTCACCCTCATCACACACACCCACTCACAGACATAACCCCTCCTCACAAACCAGGCTTTCCTGTCTTG ATGATGAAGCAGAACTGTGGTGAGAGCTTGCCAGTGCTGATGCCAGGAGATGAGGTTCCAAAGTTCATAGCTTTAGCATGCCCATGTCAGCCTCCAACAAATGAAAGGATCACAATCCATGTGCACAAGACAGCACCAAATGATTTTTGTTGA